The proteins below are encoded in one region of Thermodesulfovibrionales bacterium:
- the purL gene encoding phosphoribosylformylglycinamidine synthase subunit PurL — MKEPEITEELIREHGLTEEEYEKILDILGRKPTFTELGIFSVMWSEHCSYKSSRIHFRHFPTEAPWVIQGPGENAGVIDIGDGLAAVFKMESHNHPSYIEPYQGAATGVGGILRDIFTMGARPVASLNSLRFGDPKDPYQKHLFHGVVGGIAGYGNCIGVPTVGGEIYFHTCYNGNILVNVFNLGIAKKDRIFRGRAEGIGNPVIYVGSKTGRDGIHGVTMASEEFTDDAQQKKPNVQVGDPFTEKLLLEACLEAMSKDLIAGIQDMGGAGLSSSSSEMAGRAGTGIELELEKVPLREEGMIPYEIMLSESQERMLIVAKAGKEKELLDIFKKWDLDAVIIGKVTDDGMLRVKWHGKVVAEIPAKKISEDAPKYDRPRKRPAWQDELQQLNLEHIPIPKEFNSVLLKLLSSPSIASKELVWEQYDHMVRTNTVVRPGADSAVIRIKGTSKAIAISVDCNSRYCYLDPYRGAMLAVAEAARNVACSGARPLAITDNLNFGNPEKPEVMWQFVESIKGIAEACRVLETPVVSGNVSFYNETKGSAIYPTPTIAMVGILEDVKKARNIGFKEGLEVFLLGDTYNELGGSEYLYLIHGIERGLPPVIDLEKEKRLIRLLEKLVKLDVIHSCHDCSEGGLSVCIAESAIYGNTGAEIDLSIILKNNTLRPDSLLFGESSGRAVVTVHRSKSRELIQMADEYGISCQLIGRTGGDRLLLKGYIDLSISEISNSYKNSLKELFG; from the coding sequence ATGAAAGAGCCTGAGATAACAGAAGAGCTGATTCGCGAGCACGGTTTAACTGAGGAGGAGTATGAGAAAATACTCGATATCCTCGGCAGGAAGCCTACATTTACTGAGCTAGGCATATTCTCTGTAATGTGGTCAGAACACTGTTCGTACAAGAGCTCGAGGATACATTTCAGACACTTTCCCACAGAGGCTCCATGGGTTATTCAGGGACCTGGTGAAAATGCTGGAGTGATAGACATAGGTGATGGTCTTGCAGCAGTTTTTAAAATGGAGTCTCACAATCATCCCTCCTACATAGAACCCTACCAAGGTGCTGCAACAGGAGTTGGAGGCATTCTCAGGGATATATTTACAATGGGTGCAAGACCTGTGGCAAGTCTTAATTCCCTGAGATTTGGAGACCCGAAAGACCCCTATCAGAAACATCTCTTCCACGGTGTAGTTGGTGGAATTGCTGGCTACGGCAACTGTATAGGTGTCCCCACAGTTGGAGGCGAGATATATTTTCATACCTGCTATAATGGCAACATCCTTGTAAATGTCTTCAATCTAGGTATCGCAAAAAAAGACAGGATATTTCGTGGCAGAGCAGAAGGAATAGGAAACCCTGTTATTTATGTAGGCTCAAAAACTGGAAGAGATGGTATACATGGTGTTACAATGGCATCAGAAGAATTCACCGATGATGCCCAGCAGAAGAAACCGAATGTTCAGGTAGGAGACCCCTTTACAGAAAAACTTCTTCTAGAGGCATGCCTTGAGGCAATGTCAAAAGACCTGATTGCTGGAATTCAGGATATGGGTGGAGCAGGATTGAGTTCCTCATCCTCAGAAATGGCCGGCCGGGCAGGAACAGGTATAGAGCTAGAGCTTGAAAAGGTACCCCTTAGAGAAGAGGGCATGATTCCCTATGAGATAATGCTCAGCGAGAGCCAGGAAAGGATGCTCATAGTTGCAAAGGCGGGAAAAGAAAAAGAACTCCTTGATATATTTAAAAAATGGGATCTCGATGCAGTCATTATAGGAAAAGTTACTGATGATGGAATGCTCAGAGTAAAGTGGCACGGAAAGGTTGTTGCTGAAATTCCGGCCAAAAAGATATCCGAAGATGCACCAAAATATGATAGACCCAGAAAAAGACCAGCCTGGCAGGATGAGCTTCAGCAGCTTAATCTCGAACATATCCCTATACCTAAGGAATTTAATTCTGTCCTTCTTAAACTTCTTTCATCCCCAAGTATTGCATCAAAAGAGCTCGTCTGGGAGCAGTATGACCATATGGTAAGAACAAATACAGTTGTAAGGCCTGGTGCTGATTCAGCAGTTATAAGAATAAAAGGTACCAGTAAAGCAATTGCCATCAGTGTTGATTGTAATTCTCGCTATTGCTATCTTGATCCTTACAGAGGAGCAATGCTTGCAGTTGCTGAGGCTGCAAGGAATGTTGCGTGCTCAGGTGCGAGGCCATTGGCTATAACTGATAATCTCAATTTTGGAAATCCTGAAAAACCTGAGGTTATGTGGCAGTTTGTTGAATCCATTAAGGGGATAGCAGAGGCATGCCGGGTGCTCGAGACACCTGTTGTTTCGGGGAATGTGAGTTTTTACAATGAAACAAAAGGAAGTGCTATCTATCCAACTCCCACCATTGCCATGGTCGGAATCCTTGAAGATGTAAAGAAGGCAAGGAATATAGGTTTTAAAGAAGGACTTGAGGTCTTTCTTCTAGGAGATACTTATAATGAACTGGGCGGCTCAGAATACCTCTACCTCATACACGGAATTGAGAGAGGACTTCCTCCGGTCATTGATCTTGAAAAAGAGAAAAGACTTATCAGACTTCTTGAGAAACTTGTAAAATTAGATGTCATCCATTCCTGTCATGATTGTTCTGAAGGAGGACTATCTGTATGTATTGCTGAATCTGCTATTTATGGAAACACGGGAGCTGAGATTGATCTCAGCATTATCTTAAAAAATAACACTCTCAGACCGGATAGCCTTCTTTTTGGAGAATCTTCTGGAAGAGCAGTAGTCACTGTTCACAGGTCTAAGAGCAGGGAACTGATCCAGATGGCAGATGAATACGGTATTTCCTGTCAGCTTATTGGCAGAACAGGCGGTGATAGGCTTCTATTAAAGGGGTATATTGATCTTTCAATCTCAGAAATAAGTAATTCCTATAAGAATTCACTGAAGGAATTATTTGGATGA
- the tyrS gene encoding tyrosine--tRNA ligase, which translates to MLTPQSQFEIIKRGTVEIILEKELLHKLERSYRENRPLTVKAGFDPTAPDIHLGHTVLLEKMRQFQELGHRVVFLIGDFTGMIGDPSGKSETRKPLTREEVIENAKTYKEQIFKILDPEKTVVEFNSRWFSRMTAEELIKLASHYTVARMLERDDFKQRFLSQTPISIHEFIYPLIQGYDSVMLEADIELGGTDQKFNLVVGRELQKEYGQEPQVIITMPLLEGTDGVKKMSKSLGNYIGINESPEDIFGKIMSVNDELMLRYYELLSRISNEELESLKRGIKDGSIHPLEAKERLALEIVERYHGRENALRAKEHFERVIRRKETPQDVPVYEIKGEDELWIPKILKDSGIVKSTSEARRLIIQGAVDIDGRTFTDPEQKLKPADYIIRIGKRRFLKVKKSFSIKQ; encoded by the coding sequence ATGCTTACGCCACAAAGTCAGTTCGAGATCATTAAGAGGGGTACTGTGGAGATTATACTTGAAAAGGAGCTGCTCCATAAGCTAGAGCGTTCTTACAGGGAGAACAGACCCCTTACTGTAAAGGCTGGTTTTGACCCAACCGCACCCGATATCCATCTTGGCCATACAGTACTTCTTGAAAAAATGAGGCAGTTTCAGGAGCTCGGCCACAGAGTGGTATTTTTAATCGGAGATTTCACAGGAATGATAGGTGACCCTTCGGGCAAGAGTGAGACAAGAAAACCTCTGACAAGAGAAGAGGTTATTGAGAATGCGAAGACCTATAAGGAACAGATATTCAAGATACTCGATCCTGAAAAAACAGTTGTTGAATTCAATTCAAGGTGGTTTTCAAGGATGACAGCTGAAGAGTTGATAAAGCTTGCATCTCATTATACTGTGGCCAGGATGCTTGAAAGGGATGATTTTAAACAGAGATTTTTAAGCCAGACACCTATCAGTATCCATGAGTTTATCTATCCTTTAATACAGGGTTATGACTCAGTTATGCTTGAGGCCGATATCGAGCTTGGAGGCACAGACCAGAAATTTAACCTTGTTGTAGGAAGGGAGCTTCAGAAAGAGTACGGCCAGGAGCCTCAGGTTATTATTACTATGCCCCTTCTTGAGGGCACAGATGGTGTAAAGAAGATGTCAAAGAGTCTTGGTAACTATATAGGAATAAATGAATCTCCTGAGGATATCTTTGGAAAAATCATGTCAGTAAATGATGAACTTATGCTGAGATACTACGAACTCCTCAGCCGCATCTCCAATGAAGAACTGGAATCATTAAAAAGGGGAATAAAGGATGGCTCGATCCATCCGCTGGAGGCCAAGGAGAGACTTGCCCTTGAGATAGTGGAAAGATATCATGGTAGAGAAAATGCTCTCAGGGCAAAGGAGCATTTTGAAAGGGTAATAAGAAGAAAGGAAACTCCTCAGGATGTACCTGTTTATGAGATAAAAGGAGAGGATGAGCTATGGATTCCCAAGATTCTTAAAGACTCGGGAATTGTAAAAAGCACATCAGAGGCAAGGAGACTGATAATCCAGGGAGCAGTAGATATAGATGGCAGGACTTTTACAGATCCTGAACAGAAACTGAAACCAGCAGATTATATTATCAGGATCGGTAAGAGGAGGTTTTTGAAGGTAAAAAAATCGTTTTCTATAAAACAGTAA
- the purF gene encoding amidophosphoribosyltransferase, with translation MKKRLIYTPKEECGIFGIYGHPEAANLTYLGLYALQHRGQEGSGICSSDGKQVYYEKALGLVADIFTEKRLKKLPGFIAIGHNRYSTAGGSFLKNVQPIVANFSLGTISLAHNGNLVNAYELRQKLEKDGAIFQSTSDSEVIIHLIAHSRDGSLHERVISAVQKISGAFSLLLMTEKELIAIRDPYGVRPLSLGIFDGAYVVASETCAFDLIGAKYIRDIEPGEMLVINEHGLSSRKILFSPRRSFCIFEFIYFSRPDSMIFGYQSVDRVRKILGRNLAKESETEADIVIPVPDSGVPAALGFAEASGIPFNFGLVRNHYVGRTFIEPKQSIRHFGVKIKLNPIRDVLEGKRVIVVDDSIVRGTTSKKIVKMLFEGGGAKEVHMKISSPPTIGPCFYGIDTPTRQELIASTHLVEEIRKYITATSLQYLSIKGLLSAVDKPEDYCTACFDGNYPIEFPREETEQLEMIFTA, from the coding sequence ATGAAAAAGAGACTTATCTATACACCGAAAGAAGAGTGCGGGATTTTTGGAATATACGGTCATCCCGAGGCAGCGAATCTTACATATCTGGGACTTTATGCCCTCCAGCACAGGGGTCAGGAAGGTTCAGGCATATGCTCTTCTGATGGTAAACAGGTATATTATGAAAAGGCACTGGGGCTCGTTGCTGATATTTTCACTGAAAAGAGGTTAAAAAAACTTCCCGGTTTTATCGCTATAGGCCATAATAGATATTCAACAGCAGGAGGCAGTTTCTTGAAAAATGTTCAGCCTATAGTTGCCAATTTCTCCCTTGGAACAATCTCCTTAGCCCATAATGGAAATCTTGTGAATGCCTATGAACTCAGGCAGAAACTTGAAAAAGATGGCGCCATATTCCAGTCAACTTCAGACAGTGAGGTAATAATCCATCTTATAGCCCATTCAAGGGATGGTTCTCTTCACGAAAGAGTAATCTCTGCTGTACAGAAGATATCAGGAGCATTCAGCCTTCTTCTGATGACAGAAAAGGAGCTCATTGCAATAAGAGATCCCTATGGTGTGAGACCGCTGAGCCTTGGTATATTTGATGGTGCCTATGTAGTGGCCTCGGAAACCTGTGCCTTTGACCTTATAGGTGCAAAATATATAAGGGATATTGAGCCGGGCGAGATGCTTGTTATAAACGAACATGGTCTAAGCTCAAGAAAGATTCTTTTCTCACCCAGAAGATCTTTCTGTATATTTGAATTCATCTATTTTTCAAGACCTGATAGCATGATCTTTGGATACCAGAGCGTTGACAGGGTCAGAAAAATACTTGGAAGAAATCTTGCAAAAGAATCCGAAACAGAGGCAGATATAGTGATACCTGTTCCTGATTCCGGTGTACCTGCAGCCCTGGGATTTGCTGAGGCAAGTGGCATTCCTTTTAATTTTGGCCTCGTAAGGAATCATTATGTAGGAAGGACATTCATAGAGCCAAAGCAATCCATAAGACATTTTGGTGTTAAGATCAAACTCAATCCCATCCGTGATGTTCTTGAAGGTAAAAGGGTAATAGTTGTTGATGACTCTATTGTAAGGGGAACGACGAGTAAGAAGATTGTCAAGATGCTCTTTGAAGGTGGTGGTGCAAAGGAGGTTCATATGAAGATAAGCTCACCACCAACCATCGGTCCGTGTTTCTATGGAATTGATACACCGACAAGACAGGAACTGATTGCATCAACCCATCTTGTTGAAGAGATAAGGAAATACATAACAGCCACAAGTCTTCAGTATCTCAGTATTAAAGGACTCCTATCGGCAGTTGATAAACCCGAGGATTACTGTACTGCCTGCTTTGATGGAAATTATCCAATAGAATTTCCAAGGGAAGAGACAGAACAGCTCGAGATGATATTCACTGCCTGA
- the pdxA gene encoding 4-hydroxythreonine-4-phosphate dehydrogenase PdxA, translating into MRKLAITIGDPGGIGPEVTLKAVLRLKAEEGQGLEKDFVPVIIGDRIVIEEASGLLKGENLDIVYTKPEEVIALAHRPSTIYFIDTGLLKDFKKSIPSSEGGYASVEYIKIATDLAIKGYVHGIVTAPISKTSLKRAGYTWPGHTELLKELTNAEDVAMLFYAPPVGASDKGLKIILATIHVALKDVPSFITEEKVFKTILFAQKGMEMFGFMLPRIGVAGLNPHAGEEGLFGDEEIKVIAPAIRKAKEQGLRVFGPLPPDIIFYKALHDEYDIVVSMYHDQGLAPLKLIAFERAVNITVGLPIIRTSPDHGTASDIAWKGIANPSSMIEAIKVALKLRI; encoded by the coding sequence ATGAGGAAGCTTGCAATAACCATAGGAGACCCTGGTGGAATCGGTCCAGAGGTAACGCTTAAGGCAGTTCTTAGGCTGAAGGCTGAAGAAGGTCAGGGCTTAGAGAAAGACTTTGTGCCCGTAATAATAGGTGATAGAATTGTTATTGAAGAGGCATCAGGTTTATTAAAAGGTGAAAATTTAGATATAGTTTATACAAAACCTGAAGAGGTAATCGCCTTAGCTCATCGTCCCTCTACCATTTATTTCATTGATACAGGATTGCTTAAGGATTTTAAAAAATCCATACCTTCTTCTGAAGGTGGCTATGCCTCAGTTGAATACATAAAAATTGCCACAGACCTTGCCATTAAAGGCTATGTCCATGGAATTGTCACAGCACCAATTTCGAAAACCTCTCTTAAAAGAGCAGGTTACACATGGCCTGGCCACACAGAGTTGCTTAAAGAGCTTACTAATGCAGAAGATGTTGCTATGCTTTTTTATGCACCACCTGTTGGAGCTTCAGATAAAGGCCTTAAGATAATCCTTGCCACGATCCATGTTGCATTGAAGGATGTGCCAAGCTTTATTACAGAGGAAAAAGTTTTTAAAACAATACTCTTTGCACAGAAGGGAATGGAGATGTTCGGGTTCATGTTACCGAGAATTGGTGTTGCTGGTCTCAATCCTCATGCTGGCGAAGAAGGGCTTTTTGGAGATGAAGAGATAAAGGTTATTGCACCTGCAATCAGAAAGGCAAAAGAGCAGGGATTGCGTGTCTTTGGTCCTCTGCCGCCTGATATTATATTTTATAAAGCCCTCCATGATGAATATGACATAGTGGTTTCCATGTACCATGACCAGGGTCTTGCACCACTTAAACTAATTGCCTTTGAAAGAGCAGTAAATATTACAGTAGGTCTTCCAATCATAAGAACCTCTCCTGACCACGGCACAGCCTCTGATATTGCCTGGAAAGGAATTGCAAATCCATCAAGCATGATAGAGGCAATAAAGGTGGCGTTGAAATTAAGAATTTAA
- a CDS encoding class I SAM-dependent methyltransferase has translation MELNLFERLIVMNPLRSFFQRHFEIPMLKRMSDKGSYSLCLEIGAGSGTGAIAIFKTFKPERIIAIDIDPRNIEKARSLIVEDLKGKVEFIHGDAMALDFRENTFDAVFSIGVLHHLEDWKKGIKEISRVLKPSGDFFFEEPLKPFLKSLPVRLLTRHPDGGMFSLEEFKKSLQDAGLYIKKINKLDSIAISGMAKKESGDLS, from the coding sequence ATGGAGCTTAATCTTTTTGAAAGACTCATTGTCATGAATCCTCTCAGGTCCTTTTTTCAGAGGCATTTTGAAATACCCATGCTCAAAAGAATGTCTGATAAAGGAAGCTACAGTCTCTGTCTTGAGATTGGAGCTGGCAGCGGTACAGGTGCGATTGCTATTTTTAAGACATTTAAGCCTGAAAGGATTATTGCCATTGATATTGATCCGAGGAACATTGAGAAAGCAAGGAGTCTCATAGTTGAGGATTTAAAGGGAAAGGTTGAATTCATACATGGTGATGCTATGGCTCTTGATTTTCGTGAGAATACCTTTGATGCAGTCTTCTCAATTGGTGTACTGCATCACCTTGAAGACTGGAAGAAAGGGATTAAAGAAATTTCAAGGGTCCTCAAGCCCTCAGGAGATTTTTTCTTTGAAGAACCGTTAAAACCTTTTCTTAAAAGCCTTCCTGTAAGGTTGCTAACAAGACATCCTGATGGAGGTATGTTTAGCCTCGAGGAGTTCAAGAAAAGCCTTCAAGATGCAGGGCTGTATATAAAGAAAATAAATAAGCTCGATTCTATTGCCATATCAGGAATGGCAAAAAAAGAATCAGGGGATCTTTCATAA